One genomic segment of Garra rufa chromosome 13, GarRuf1.0, whole genome shotgun sequence includes these proteins:
- the LOC141348428 gene encoding paraneoplastic antigen Ma1 homolog, with protein sequence MDISKAGEWSRQAKINPSRCIILSDVPIDVTNETIADVLNTVKVFGHTKIHGRRGDPTGTKLFLLLETSNDLDPDAVPPEIGIPGEVGPWRVHLPERMVSDPPAGDAVFQEKLLSLLQQEGKSVEDAKAILEPGPSSNVNVNLDLVNAIDRLVEKCVHVPTDPLSYRRLRVFSGVKPVPAGEEEYDPWMEQAVQMISEWQCADSVKRQRIVESLRGPASDIIRFLKVSNPAATATDYLVALETAYGDTESASDLFAKFRSTYQKENERLSDFLYRLDKLLHRMLVKGGVVAADLNRMRMEQVVRGARTTDMVALRLRMTHTLRDPPSFSQLLREVREEEDWIKARDGGKVVVAAASVPPAPSKSELSSIKQEVSALTAQVSKLLKAVTSTPVPEPSLGAMGPVCQVADVSGAEVSNRKSTSKIPRPGIFCYKCGEDGHTKRECRGTENLRRVNQKLISQSRWSGNF encoded by the coding sequence ATGGATATTTCTAAGGCTGGTGAATGGAGTCGTCAGGCGAAAATAAATCCATCTCGCTGTATTATACTTAGTGATGTCCCAATAGATGTAACGAATGAGACTATTGCAGATGTGCTTAATACAGTTAAAGTATTTGGCCATACTAAGATTCATGGTAGACGGGGAGATCCTACAGGAACTAAGTTGTTCCTTTTGCTAGAAACCAGTAATGATCTTGATCCAGATGCTGTACCACCAGAGATAGGGATTCCTGGTGAGGTGGGGCCATGGAGGGTACATTTACCTGAAAGAATGGTTTCAGATCCTCCTGCAGGTGATGCTGTGTTTCAAGAGAAATTATTGTCGCTGCTGCAACAGGAAGGGAAATCAGTGGAGGATGCGAAGGCTATATTGGAGCCAGGTCCCTCCTCTAATGTAAATGTTAATCTGGACCTGGTGAATGCTATTGATCGCCTTGTTGAAAAGTGTGTTCATGTGCCCACTGACCCTTTGAGTTACAGGAGATTAAGAGTATTTTCAGGAGTGAAACCAGTACCTGCTGGGGAGGAAGAGTATGATCCCTGGATGGAGCAGGCGGTCCAAATGATCAGCGAGTGGCAGTGTGCTGATTCTGTGAAAAGGCAGCGTATTGTCGAAAGTCTGAGAGGACCTGCTTCAGACATAATTCGGTTTCTGAAGGTTAGTAATCCAGCTGCGACCGCTACTGATTATTTGGTTGCTTTGGAAACGGCCTATGGTGATACTGAAAGTGCTTCTGATCTTTTTGCAAAGTTCAGGAGTACTTACCAAAAGGAAAACGAAAGGCTGTCTGATTTTCTTTATAGATTAGACAAGCTCCTTCACCGCATGCTTGTAAAAGGAGGAGTTGTAGCTGCTGATTTGAATCGCATGCGAATGGAGCAAGTGGTTAGAGGAGCCCGTACGACTGATATGGTTGCACTCCGACTGAGAATGACCCACACTTTGCGGGATCCTCCTAGTTTTTCACAGTTACTACGGGAAGTGAGAGAAGAAGAGGATTGGATCAAGGCTAGGGATGGCGGAAAAGTAGTAGTTGCTGCCGCCTCTGTTCCACCAGCTCCTTCTAAGTCTGAATTGAGCAGTATAAAGCAAGAGGTGAGTGCACTTACAGCAcaagtgtccaaacttttgaaggcAGTCACATCTACGCCTGTTCCTGAGCCTTCTCTTGGGGCAATGGGCCCTGTGTGTCAAGTAGCAGATGTTAGTGGTGCAGAAGTTTCAAATAGGAAAAGCACGTCCAAGATTCCTCGGCCTGgaattttttgttataagtgtggtGAGGATGGCCACACAAAGAGAGAGTGTCGGGGGACTGAGAATCTGAGGAGAGTAAATCAAAAGCTGATTAGTCAGAGCAGGTGGTCGGGAAACTTCTAG